In Urechidicola croceus, a single window of DNA contains:
- a CDS encoding type IV secretory system conjugative DNA transfer family protein: MEIDNLITILSIIGVASMVFYAMFRVSKYALFLNFIMLSCLVFYLTEVNELVSILLYLVCPLMLINIGLYVFLHKTETVQNGNRKYQVNFATTKGNFKLDNIKRGASIIGSAGSGKTESVVYGFLKHFRKEHFCGIIHDYKDFELTEMAYPLFKDSDIPFKVISFDKIIHRVNPIAPRYLENEESVNEVSRVLIENLLEQRESGTTGTTKFFNDAAEGLIGGLIWKLKCDYPKYCTLPHLIAIYQMLDTDSLIQFLETNTTSRAMADAFISGKDSDRQTAGVKSTLANALKRISTQRIFMVLSADEVPLNINSEENPAIISVVNNPKYETSYSPVIATIIHTITKQMSIRNSKPSFLLMEEAPTIRLLNMHRIPATLRSYNISTIYVMQDKIQNDMMYGDKASKAILSNLSYQFFGKVNDPDTAKYYERFFEIIKDPTKSISRGHNLDFDTRITTGEKEIPKIRADVFFRLKQGEFITYADGKDKKVQFKLQQIKRELPEESKQCPQADLEANFELVYEEAKSIFKG; encoded by the coding sequence ATGGAAATAGACAATCTCATAACGATACTTTCAATTATTGGTGTGGCCAGTATGGTTTTTTATGCGATGTTTCGAGTGAGCAAGTATGCGCTTTTCTTGAATTTTATAATGCTTTCGTGCTTGGTTTTCTATTTAACTGAAGTGAACGAATTAGTATCTATATTGCTATATCTGGTATGCCCTCTAATGCTAATTAATATAGGATTGTATGTTTTTCTGCATAAAACTGAAACCGTCCAAAATGGCAATAGAAAGTATCAAGTCAATTTTGCTACGACTAAAGGAAATTTCAAGTTAGATAATATTAAACGTGGCGCATCCATCATTGGTTCTGCTGGAAGTGGAAAGACCGAAAGTGTCGTTTATGGATTTCTCAAACATTTCCGGAAAGAGCACTTTTGTGGAATCATTCACGACTACAAGGATTTTGAACTGACTGAAATGGCTTATCCTCTTTTTAAGGATAGCGATATCCCGTTTAAGGTTATTTCCTTCGATAAAATCATCCATAGGGTAAATCCTATTGCGCCACGCTATTTAGAGAACGAGGAAAGCGTAAACGAAGTCTCACGTGTATTAATCGAAAACCTTTTAGAACAAAGAGAAAGCGGAACTACAGGAACAACAAAATTCTTTAACGATGCAGCTGAAGGTTTGATTGGTGGATTGATTTGGAAACTGAAATGCGATTATCCCAAATACTGTACGCTGCCACATTTGATTGCCATTTATCAAATGCTCGATACCGATAGCCTTATCCAATTTCTGGAAACCAACACCACATCAAGAGCGATGGCAGATGCTTTTATTAGCGGAAAAGATTCGGATAGGCAGACGGCTGGTGTTAAAAGCACTTTGGCGAATGCGCTGAAACGAATTAGTACACAACGTATTTTTATGGTATTATCCGCAGACGAAGTGCCATTGAATATCAATAGCGAGGAAAACCCTGCAATCATTTCGGTAGTGAACAATCCAAAATATGAAACATCCTATTCGCCAGTCATCGCCACGATTATTCACACTATAACCAAGCAAATGAGTATTCGTAACAGTAAGCCTTCATTTCTCTTGATGGAAGAAGCGCCTACCATTCGATTGTTGAATATGCACCGTATTCCTGCGACACTTCGGAGCTATAATATTTCTACGATTTACGTAATGCAGGACAAAATACAAAACGATATGATGTATGGCGATAAAGCGAGCAAAGCAATTTTGAGCAACCTGTCCTACCAGTTTTTCGGCAAGGTCAACGACCCAGACACGGCTAAATATTACGAACGCTTTTTTGAAATTATTAAGGATCCTACCAAGAGTATAAGTCGAGGACATAACCTTGATTTTGATACCCGAATTACTACTGGAGAAAAAGAGATTCCAAAGATAAGAGCCGATGTCTTTTTTAGATTAAAACAGGGCGAGTTTATTACGTATGCGGATGGGAAGGATAAGAAAGTACAGTTTAAATTACAGCAAATTAAAAGAGAACTTCCCGAAGAATCTAAACAGTGTCCACAGGCAGATTTGGAGGCTAACTTTGAACTGGTTTATGAGGAAGCGAAGTCGATTTTTAAAGGTTAA
- a CDS encoding GNAT family N-acetyltransferase has protein sequence MVREEFFNHYYLINIIAEVFERRAQFDEAYIVQDSLDSWIIGFSAFGNYLLYGKNWTESQVKISIKNIEESNIENGFHLAGTFDLLQEIKSKVSIENKVFKERIFYSCKELVQHNGNIDVNIGYGKMGYHQEITKMVCDYFEYEYKGTNNKEFSEILPQTYNQILNRTIWQITDSNEIIGFCSIIETTVGLPIVGSFFIKESHRKRGYGSELLNKVTQNLLKENSEVWLMSDMNDIGSNKIFVKLGYKPVYQTGDYIIHQKK, from the coding sequence TTGGTAAGAGAGGAATTCTTCAATCACTACTATTTAATAAACATTATAGCCGAAGTTTTTGAAAGACGTGCTCAATTTGACGAAGCATATATAGTTCAAGACTCTTTGGATTCTTGGATTATTGGATTTTCGGCATTTGGCAACTATCTTTTGTATGGTAAAAACTGGACTGAAAGTCAGGTTAAGATTTCAATTAAAAATATAGAAGAATCAAATATCGAAAATGGATTTCATCTTGCTGGAACTTTTGACCTTTTGCAAGAAATAAAATCTAAAGTATCTATTGAAAATAAGGTTTTTAAGGAAAGAATCTTTTATAGTTGTAAGGAACTGGTTCAGCATAATGGAAACATAGATGTTAATATAGGTTATGGCAAAATGGGCTATCATCAAGAAATCACAAAAATGGTTTGTGATTATTTTGAATATGAATATAAGGGTACTAATAACAAGGAGTTTTCGGAAATATTACCACAAACGTATAATCAAATCCTAAATAGAACTATTTGGCAGATAACTGACTCAAATGAGATAATTGGATTTTGTTCAATAATTGAAACTACTGTAGGTTTGCCAATAGTCGGTTCGTTTTTTATCAAGGAAAGCCATCGTAAAAGAGGTTATGGTTCAGAGCTTCTTAATAAAGTAACCCAAAACCTTCTCAAAGAAAACAGTGAGGTTTGGCTTATGTCTGATATGAATGATATTGGTTCAAACAAGATATTTGTTAAGCTTGGGTATAAGCCTGTTTACCAGACTGGCGATTACATTATCCATCAAAAAAAATAA